From Vigna unguiculata cultivar IT97K-499-35 chromosome 5, ASM411807v1, whole genome shotgun sequence, the proteins below share one genomic window:
- the LOC114183084 gene encoding UDP-glycosyltransferase 83A1-like, producing MAIPHFLAIPFPIQGHINPLLQFSQVLVTYGCKITFLSSDENYRKLKSARDGAAMDPNIKFVSLPDGVDPEDDRKDQAKVISTTIKTMRVMLPKLIQDVNAFDTHNKISCIIVTKNMGWALEVGHHLGIKGSLFWPASATSLASFNSIQRLIDEGTIDCKTGLPSRNQELIQLSSNLPLMEAASMPWYCLDNPFFFLHMKQEMQNLNLAEKWLCNTTFDLEAGAFSTSPKLLPVGPLMANEKNNILCSLWEEDRTCLEWLDLQPPQSVIYVSFGSMVSLKPNQFNELALGLDLLKRPFLWVVREDNGFEVNNACEFRGSQGKVVSWAPQKKVLSHPAIACFITHCGWNSTIEGVCNGVPFLCWPFCSDQLMNQTYICDVWKVGVGFDRDENGMISKEEIKKKVEQLLVDEEIKGRSSKFMEMVIKNKTQGDHNLNMFINWAKD from the exons ATGGCCATCCCACATTTTCTTGCAATACCTTTCCCAATCCAAGGCCATATCAATCCCCTTTTGCAGTTCTCCCAGGTTTTGGTCACATATGGCTGCAAAATCACCTTCTTGAGTTCGGATGAGAACTACCGCAAACTGAAGAGTGCAAGGGATGGTGCTGCCATGGACCCAAACATAAAGTTTGTGTCTCTCCCTGATGGTGTGGACCCTGAAGATGATAGAAAGGACCAGGCCAAGGTTATTTCCACCACCATTAAAACCATGCGTGTTATGCTTCCCAAGCTCATACAAGATGTGAATGCTTTCGACACTCACAACAAAATTTCTTGCATTATTGTCACCAAGAACATGGGATGGGCTTTGGAAGTTGGCCACCACTTGGGTATAAAAGGGTCTCTGTTCTGGCCAGCCTCAGCAACTTCTCTGGCTTCCTTTAACTCCATTCAGAGGCTTATTGATGAAGGAACCATAGATTGCAAAACTG GACTCCCTAGCAGAAACCAGGAACTGATACAGCTTTCCTCTAATTTGCCTTTGATGGAAGCAGCTTCCATGCCATGGTACTGCTTGGATAATcccttcttcttccttcacaTGAAGCAAGAAATGCAGAATTTGAATTTAGCAGAAAAATGGCTTTGTAACACTACTTTTGATCTTGAAGCTGGAGCTTTTTCCACATCACCAAAGCTCCTACCAGTAGGCCCTTTAATGGCAAATGAGAAGAACAACATATTATGTTCATTGTGGGAAGAAGACAGAACCTGTCTAGAATGGTTGGACCTGCAGCCACCTCAATCTGTCATATATGTTTCTTTTGGAAGTATGGTGTCACTGAAACCAAACCAATTCAATGAACTAGCTCTTGGACTGGACCTCCTTAAAAGACCTTTCCTTTGGGTTGTTCGTGAAGACAATGGTTTCGAGGTGAACAATGCATGTGAATTTCGGGGAAGTCAAGGTAAAGTTGTTAGTTGGGCACCTCAGAAGAAGGTTCTGAGCCACCCTGCCATAGCATGTTTCATTACCCACTGTGGTTGGAATTCAACCATAGAAGGTGTTTGTAATGGGGTACCGTTCTTGTGTTGGCCATTCTGCAGTGACCAACTTATGAACCAGACTTATATTTGTGATGTGTGGAAGGTTGGAGTTGGATTTGACAGGGATGAGAATGGAATGATATCAAAGGAAGAGATAAAAAAGAAGGTGGAGCAACTACTTGTCGATGAGGAAATAAAGGGAAGATCTTCCAAATTCATGGAAATGGTCATCAAGAACAAAACACAAGGTGACCACAATCTCAACATGTTTATCAATTGGGCCAAGGACTAA